Proteins encoded within one genomic window of Formosa agariphila KMM 3901:
- a CDS encoding 3-deoxy-D-manno-octulosonic acid transferase has translation MPKKSYFCPKQINLRILYNTGIFLAQYLLQAIGVFNPKIKAGVIGRRETFNKLKKSISATDKTLWFHCASLGEYEQGLPVFSEIKKIYPNHKVILSFFSPSGYDIRKNAPIADCVVYLPLDSKHNAKTLLDLVHPELTVFVKYDIWPNVLNELKRRQGRAILISALFRKEQIFFKPYGGFMKEALFAFEHIFTQNENAKQLLETIGYKAITVSGDTRFDRVSNQLKIDNTLDFIAEFKNNKLCYVAGSTWPEDEKLLVHYINTEAPKDVKFIIAPHNIKANQINQLQSDIKTKTVLFSEKESKDLSQAQVFIIDTIGILTKIYNYADIAYVGGALGTTGLHNTLEPAVFGIPILIGNTYDKFPEAIDMIANQGMFSIKNQSELNEISTKLINNSEFRTKTGAKNAYYINDNEGAIGLITQYLGVNSSK, from the coding sequence ATGCCAAAGAAATCCTATTTTTGTCCAAAGCAAATTAATTTGAGAATTTTATACAATACAGGCATATTCCTTGCGCAATATTTACTTCAGGCCATTGGTGTTTTTAACCCTAAAATTAAAGCTGGAGTTATAGGCCGACGAGAAACGTTTAACAAATTAAAAAAGAGTATTTCTGCAACCGACAAAACGTTGTGGTTTCATTGTGCGTCTTTAGGAGAATACGAACAAGGTTTGCCAGTATTTTCTGAAATCAAAAAAATCTATCCAAACCATAAAGTAATACTGTCTTTCTTCTCACCTTCTGGTTACGATATTAGAAAAAACGCTCCTATTGCAGATTGCGTTGTTTACTTGCCTTTAGACTCGAAACACAATGCCAAGACTTTACTAGATTTAGTACACCCAGAACTCACTGTTTTTGTTAAATACGACATCTGGCCAAATGTTTTAAATGAATTAAAACGACGACAAGGACGTGCAATTTTAATTTCAGCATTATTTAGAAAAGAACAAATTTTCTTTAAGCCTTATGGAGGGTTTATGAAGGAGGCACTATTTGCTTTCGAACATATTTTTACTCAAAATGAAAATGCGAAACAATTGCTGGAAACTATAGGCTACAAAGCTATTACAGTTTCTGGAGATACTCGTTTCGATCGCGTAAGCAATCAATTAAAAATAGATAACACTTTAGATTTTATTGCTGAATTTAAAAATAATAAGCTCTGTTATGTTGCAGGAAGTACTTGGCCTGAAGACGAAAAACTACTTGTACATTACATAAATACAGAAGCTCCTAAAGATGTAAAATTTATTATTGCGCCACATAATATTAAGGCAAACCAGATTAATCAACTTCAATCAGATATTAAAACAAAGACGGTATTATTTTCTGAAAAAGAGTCTAAAGACCTATCTCAAGCCCAAGTATTTATTATTGACACCATAGGTATTCTAACCAAAATTTATAATTATGCAGACATTGCTTATGTAGGTGGTGCACTTGGAACAACCGGACTCCACAACACGCTTGAACCTGCTGTTTTTGGTATTCCTATACTAATTGGAAATACGTACGATAAATTTCCTGAAGCCATAGATATGATAGCAAATCAGGGCATGTTTTCGATAAAAAACCAATCAGAATTAAACGAAATTAGCACTAAACTTATTAATAATTCGGAATTTAGAACCAAAACAGGAGCTAAAAACGCTTACTATATTAATGATAATGAAGGTGCTATAGGCCTAATTACTCAATATTTAGGTGTAAATTCTTCTAAATAA